The following are from one region of the Rhipicephalus microplus isolate Deutch F79 chromosome 1, USDA_Rmic, whole genome shotgun sequence genome:
- the LOC142769355 gene encoding solute carrier family 22 member 6-like, with translation MAVSGTTAESGAAAASAEGEAENEQMQQGAMAYGHGSFQERIFYYGIVAVIVLMCHHRAFSFISPPVDHWCSPTKQFTNLSVAAWKNIAIPVDEADGYSTCLVYANPGHINDTTVYSCAKWDYDGSSKQQSVRTFWNLVCNRAWLVTLAEAVYMIGAVFVVPVTGYAADTMGRQPVIIGAVLGLVLSSAASCSAYSFVIYLVARFISSACASTVNMLTIILLFEIIPLELRTFYIGFVASLGVVMSDVYFLVLMPLRKHISWRLMQMVVVAPTILLLLGRSVIHESPIWLISMHRMRDAEAVMLKAARLNGARRDDAERSVEALIADLSRTGANLSISVWETIMSATIRVRVISVLFSNFTIMFAFFVITGSRLLQGQGIVKMVSVAVLVLGYLAMYLALNYFGRRKLLTVLLALLGGVSALCGVSIYAQQVEMSYVLLIAAKATASVLIPTNFLYIAELFPTTIRSAVLCGAYACGRVGGVLAACVAQLMYIGREDLGFAIAAFGALVNIVVVMQLPETSVGTEAIGEVKKRKDLLNMMQRSLAPLRRNDQRTRSKKALGGTTN, from the coding sequence ATGGCGGTGTCAGGGACTACCGCTGAGTCGGGAGCAGCGGCAGCGTCGGCAGAAGGGGAAGCTGAGAACGAGCAAATGCAGCAAGGCGCAATGGCTTACGGCCACGGAAGCTTCCAGGAGCGTATATTCTACTACGGCATCGTGGCTGTTATAGTACTgatgtgccaccaccgtgccttctcgttcatctcgcctcCCGTGGATCACTGGTGCAGTCCGACCAAGCAGTTCACCAACCTCTCCGTGGCTGCATGGAAGAATATCGCTATTCCGGTCGACGAGGCCGACGGCTACAGCACGTGTCTTGTCTACGCGAACCCCGGTCACATCAATGACACCACGGTGTATTCCTGTGCTAAGTGGGATTACGATGGCAGCTCCAAACAGCAGTCCGTGCGCACTTTTTGGAACCTCGTATGTAACAGAGCCTGGCTGGTAACTCTGGCGGAAGCAGTGTATATGATTGGAGCAGTGTTTGTTGTGCCTGTGACGGGCTACGCCGCTGACACAATGGGTCGCCAGCCGGTGATCATAGGAGCCGTGTTGGGACTCGTTTTAAGCTCTGCTGCGAGCTGCTCGGCATATTCGTTCGTGATATACCTTGTCGCCAGGTTCATTAGCTCGGCGTGTGCCAGCACTGTGAACATGCTGACCATCATCCTTCTCTTCGAAATCATACCACTCGAGTTGCGGACGTTCTACATCGGCTTCGTCGCTTCCTTGGGCGTCGTCATGAGCGACGTGTACTTCCTCGTGCTGATGCCACTGAGAAAACACATCAGCTGGCGCTTAATGCAGATGGTCGTTGTGGCACCCACGATACTGCTGCTGTTGGGTCGCTCGGTCATCCACGAGTCTCCGATATGGCTCATTTCAATGCACCGCATGAGGGATGCCGAAGCTGTTATGCTTAAGGCAGCACGGTTAAACGGCGCGCGGCGCGACGATGCTGAAAGATCCGTGGAAGCCTTAATAGCCGACTTGAGCAGGACTGGTGCAAACCTATCCATCTCCGTCTGGGAAACCATCATGTCGGCAACGATCCGCGTGAGAGTGATCAGTGTATTATTTTCGAACTTTACCATCATGTTCGCTTTTTTTGTCATCACTGGAAGCAGGCTCCTTCAGGGGCAGGGTATCGTCAAGATGGTCTCCGTCGCCGTCCTTGTTCTGGGCTACCTGGCCATGTACCTCGCCTTGAACTACTTCGGGCGGCGGAAGCTGCTGACGGTCCTGCTGGCTCTCCTGGGCGGAGTGAGTGCGCTTTGTGGCGTTAGCATCTATGCGCAACAAGTCGAGATGTCGTACGTCCTATTGATTGCTGCCAAGGCCACGGCAAGCGTCCTGATTCCGACCAACTTCCTTTACATAGCAGAACTCTTTCCCACCACCATTCGCAGTGCTGTTTTGTGCGGCGCTTATGCCTGCGGCCGCGTAGGAGGTGTGCTGGCCGCATGTGTGGCGCAGCTGATGTACATCGGCCGAGAGGATTTGGGTTTCGCGATTGCAGCCTTCGGAGCCCTCGTCAACATCGTGGTCGTGATGCAACTTCCCGAGACCAGTGTCGGCACCGAAGCCATCGGAGAAGTGAAAAAGCGCAAGGACCTCCTCAACATGATGCAGCGAAGCTTGGCGCCGCTGCGCCGTAACGATCAACGAACTCGCAGCAAGAAGGCTTTAGGTGGCACGACTAATTAG